Part of the Loxodonta africana isolate mLoxAfr1 chromosome 15, mLoxAfr1.hap2, whole genome shotgun sequence genome is shown below.
AGCCTCTTGAATGACACCTAGTAAGTtgtccctcttctttttttttttttaaagaaggttcTAGAAAGAATGATACAGCACTGagaatttcttcttccatgacagCGGATCCTTTCTTTTGCTCTGCTGCTACACATAACCTCTAACCTCCAGCAAGCCTACATCCATCTCCACGAGACCGATTCTTCCTTGCCAGCTGAAAATTCTTAACTCACTCCTGCATACTCCATTTCAACTTCCTCTAGGGAACTGTGACCCACTCCTAATTTAGTATTTCTTCTGGTATTCactatttataaagaaaatagaagcagagacAGTTCTTTTCCACTTGAGATTGTAGTATCCAGTCACACTGTGAAAGTGATTGACAGAATGCTAGTTGATACATGCAAATGAACTGATCTCCTACCTACATCTTCTTCATCATCTTCATCTGTGTTATTAATAGAGCCATCTAAAAGGATggaagagaaacaaaaataatgCTGAGCAGATGCGAAAAGTACGTCATCCCAGTTTTTCTTCCAGACTCTGCAATGTGCAGGGACAGAAGAATCATCTGGTGGAAAAAGGGTCACCTAGTGGGTAAAAAGATCGGGAAGGTGGTAGAGGGTGGTGGGCATTCACAGAGCTAACGGTATTTCAGCTGGCAGGGAcaagatgaaaaaaatatttttttagttcATTGAGAACCGGTCAATCTGCTTTACCCTAACAGCACTCACCTCCTTTGGGGACTGTAGCACTCTTAATATCCCTAAGGTTCTTCCGGGGGTGGATGTGGTTTGAAAACTATTCAAAGACACAAATTTCAACTAGTATTAGGAAGCAAGCCATCAAGCAGCCCAGTGCACCCCTAACAGCAGCTAAAAGGGATATGGGAAGACCACCTGAGGACTTTGTTCCCTTTGCAATTTTAGGTATTAATGGATTTCTTTCAGGATTAGGTCTCTTGCGTGAATTATGCTAAAATTGGAGGAGACTTTCTACTGCCCCTGTATAGTAAGTTTCATTAGGTCTCTagtccttatgagtcggaatcaactttgtTGCAACGGGTTTAGTCCAAATAGGGGCAATACTTGGTCACAGGCATGAAACAGGATGGTAGGTAGGAAAGCACGTTGGCAGATACAGGATGGAAGATACCCGAGGTTTAACTGCCAATATGGGAGTGCAGAAAATTAGGGGCCCTGTTGCGGCCACTAGCTGTTCTCCCTCCCTTGGCTTCCAGGTGCTTGTGTCTTCGTTCTGACCCTTCAAACCAAAGGTCTTGTCTCTCTAGGGGTCTCCTTTCCCGTGTTCCTCCCCTAAACCCTCCCCACACCTGCCCTCCACCATTTGACGTCCCACTCCAAACGCTAGCCGggctctccctcccttctccagCAGATTCCCCCCTAAGGGGGAAGTCCCTGTTCCGGACCCCGCCCCATCTCCCTCCCCAGCTCGGTGGCGGTTACGTGGCCGTTCAGCCTCTCGCTCTCCGCAGCCCCTGCGTCGCCTCCCCAAAGTAACGACGCCATAGCGGTGATCGCTGCTCCAGCCCCCAGCACGTGCTCCCACCACAGGCGCGAGGAAGGGTCCGGCCACACCCAGTGGCCAATGGGCTCTCTCAGGAGGCAGGCTCAAGTCCACGCGACCACCCTCGGGCGCAATGCGCAAGTGCGGAGCTTGGTGCGCAGGCGGGCcggaggagggagggggagagggaagggCCGGGGAGGGTGAGGCCGGAGGAGGGGGCCAGCTTCGCAGCAGGTGTTAGACCGTGGACCGGGGCGCTATCTGGGTGAACTTTCGCCCAGCTTGGAAACTCTAAGCCGCAGCGATGTGTGCGCATTTGTGTCCCTACCCGccccagccctggtggtgcagtggttaaggcgctaggctgctaacctgaaggtcggaggttgaaacccaccagcctctcggccagagaaaggtgtgacagtccgcttccataaagatcacatgcttggaaacgctgtgggggcagttctacgctgtcctatagggtcgttaggagTGGAAATCCACGGcgacaggtttggtgtttttttttttttttttttaccaccccaCTACTTAAACAGTTCTCCTGTCCGGAGGCTGTGGCCACCACCCCGCTGGAGGCTCTGGTGCTTGCGTCTCCCCGGGAATTTCCGCCTCTGCTTTGCAGAATGTAAGAAAGACCAGAGAATTGCATAAGAAAGCAGAGGAACAAAATGGGTGAGTTTGACCTGACAGTTGAATGCGAGTGCGAACTGTGTGGAAGGGAATCTTATTCAAATTATAACTGCTGTTTCTGTGCCTAGATTTCTGGGATGTTCCCACATATCGGCTTATTTTCATTTTGACTCTGAGGTGTGGCTCCATTTCAAAGCAGTCCCGAGAGCTCTTTTCTCCACCTCCTACCCGCAGCTGCGTAAGCCAGGAGGATAGGTCCCTTGTACTAATGGCTGCTACATTTGGGCAGAAGCACCGGATTTTTTCACTCTTCTTCTAACTGGAATTCTGAGATTTGGGTCAGCATCTCTGGACTtgggaaaaatacaaaaacacacaaaaaaccaaCGGTCATGATCTCTCCGTGGTGCTGAAGCGGCAACACTCTCCAGCTCTGTTCGTTCACTTTCAGGCACCTCAGTCATTTGTTTTGAGGTTATCGTATTCATTTCCGGCCTTTACCTCTAATTCTAATAGTAGCTGTTGTTGTTCGTCAATGGCAACTTTCTAATAAGTTTAACTAGGTACAAAATTCGGCCAGGATCTTTAGTCTCTTTGTCTTCGTATGAGGATAGCGGACATttgaaaaattgtttcttttctaTTGTTTTAGCACAGCACTAAAtttctcctattttttcttcttgtgcTACCCCAGATTCTACCTCGTCGGGAGTAAAAAACGTCTGGCAGATTTCCGCGGCAAGCCTGCAAACTCCCCCCCTGGCAGCCCTTAGTCCTACATTTCCCACAAAGAACTTCCCTTTAGAACTACAACTCCCATGAGGCCAATCTTCGATGACGCAGAGCGACAGCTTCCTGTCTCGCGAAAAGCAGCGTGGCGGACGACCGACAGAAGGTATTTTCCGTTTTAACTTTCGGGGCTCTGCAAAGAGGAATGAACAAACAGCTGAACAGTTACCTTTCTTCCCCGGTTCCCCATCCCTCGATCATTTCAGGAAAGCACTGGCATATGGAAGTGGGGGGTCTCGACCAAGAccacttctttttttctgtgtctggTACATTGTTGGTCTCCTGGAAGAAATTCGCAGCAGGAGTTTATCATTCTGTAACAGGAGTTTAGAGGCCCCTGGATCGCTGCCCCGGTTGGAATTTTGCTCATAAAACTAAACCCTAGTAGAGATCGGGATGCTAATAGTAGGTGGGATGGGAGGGAGGCATGGCGACAGTTTTCAGATTGTTTTGGGGATTGTCCTACACGTCACGATTGCTTTTCGATGGTAGTTATCATAGGGTGTGTCCCTTGATCCTTTGAATACCCCGTTTGCTTTAAGATAAAGTTTATCACGAGGAATGCTGTTTCACTACTTCACCGGTTCCTAATATTTTCGAGATTAAGACCCTTTTTTAACttcaaaaaaatacattgaaccTTTGACGGTGGTTGTTTTGGTTTACAGGCATTGCTTATTACACACATGAATTCCCTTTTTTGGTAATTCGGCGCCCCCTTCCCAGATGGTACGTTAGGTATCTGCCTGGGACCCGCTGCATGTCACCCCGAGAAAGAGTACAATGTGCTGGAGAAACACTACTGAGTCAGGAGATTTGGGCTCACGTCCTGTTTTTGCCACAAATCTGCTATATGACAAGCCAacctcacagcctagtaggctagaagtccgaattcagggtgtcagctccaggggaaggctttctctctctgtcggttctagaggaaggtccttcttgtcaatcttccctggactaggagcttctctgcgcaggaaccacAGGTGCAAAGGAcgcgctgtgctcctggtgcttcctTCTTcatggtatgagatccccctctctgctagcttccctttcatctcttgagagataagaggtggtgcagaccacaccccagggaaactctctttacattggatcagggatgtgacctggtaagagtgttacaatcccaccctaattctttttaacataaaattacaatcacaaaatggaggacaaccacagaatactgggaatcatggcctaaccaagttgatacacacatttttgggggaacataattcaatccatgacaccctgctACCCAGTTAACTTTGATCCTTCCTTGTGCTTTGCATGTGTGTATGACCGAGATCATATAGTTTGCAGTCTGTTTCACtgaatttgcattttttaatattAGATTTCCATAATACGCTGACAACTAtttagccctggtgatgcagtggttactTGCTGGCTGCTAAAGGTGTTTTGAACTccccagccattccacaggagaaagatgtggcagttggcttcagtgaagattaaaaaaaaaaaaacccattgccgtcgagtcgattccgactcatagtggttaagtgctacggctgctaatcaagaggtcggcagttcgaatccgctaggcgctccttggagactctatggtgcagttctactttgtcccatagggttgcgaggagtcggaattgactcagcggcagtaggtttcagtgaagattacagccttggaatcctatggggcagttctactttgtcctatagggttgcgaggagtcggaattgactccacggcaatgggttttttttgggtttaataTCTTTTTAACTGCTGCCCTATTGTTGGACATTTAGTTTGCATTTTTCACTTATTTGCCATGAACATATCCTACATATATTTGTCTGAGTCAATGATTACTTCCTTTATACTGATAAATGCCTAGCAATGGAACTGGATGAATATATGAATTATGTTGCTTTACATATATAATAGGGAAAAAAGGGTAGTTTAGCAGATAGTAATGGTCCATATTTTAATGGTCCATATTAGGGTGATTCATTTATGTTAAACAGCTGTGTTTACTTGAATGCGCAAACTACTTGTCACTCTTCTGCCTTCAAATGCTAAAACTGAAAACTTCCAGATTTTAGATGTTCGTAATCAAATTACAAACATCTAGAACAGATAGTTCCAAGTTAAGGTGGGCAGAGTTAGTGTTTGGCCTGTACCAAATAGGCTTAATTCATTCTGGATTCTATGTCTGCATTTGATTCCAGATGTTAGTAGTTTGAAATTGTATCGCAGACTAGAAATAGCCTTCAAGAGACATAATTTCTAAGAAAATCTCAGTGGCAGATCACAAAAAGCATGGTATTCCAGAAGTGACAACCAAAGGCAATGTATTGCTGAAATAAAACTTGGGTTAAAATCCTATATGTCATATAGTGCTGTTATTGGGCGTCTATTAAAAAGCACTTAACACATCTGCCTGGATTTACTGTATTCCTTTAGCAGCTGGGGATACCTTCTCTGTACGGCtgccctccttctctccctacaAGTCTGTGTAAAGGGcgtgtttttgtttcttctttttggccCTCATTTCTGAAGTGGTGAGTACAGATGGAGAATACAGATGGAAGCAGAACGACAGTCCAGGTTCTAGATCCTCACTTCTTTTACTTTGGGAAGTATCTAGTAAAAGTAAGGTCAAGCTCACAGATTTCCAAAATTCTTTATTGCATAAGCTTAACACCCAGAACCTTAAAAACACACACTAATCAAAACCCAGCTGCTCACACTGGCCAAAGGAAAAAAGTTTAAAGAACAGAGATGGTGTTTACCGACTCAATTTACTAATCTGACAAAATAGAGAAGACCAGGCCTGTTTTCTTTCTCTGGCATGACTTCTCTTGCAGACACTGGAACTGAGAGTTGGAAGTTAAATGGCATCTAACCACTTGATATACAGCTAGGGAAGACCAATGATGGGTGAGGTCCTTACTTGGTATGTTCCATAGATTTGTGAAGTGAGTTGTTTCTGTTTAGAAGAGATATAAAGAACCAGGTTATCCCAAACAATCCTGAGAAAGGAACGACAGGTAAAAAAGACTTTaagaaggagaaagagggaaGGGGAGCTGCTTCCTGGGCATGATACCATTTGCAAGGTCACAACGAACACCCCAACGAAGGGCAGATCTTTTCTTCTCAGTTGGTACTAGGTAATTGTTTGGAACATATACATGCTGAGGCTTGGATTGGGGTTCTGCTCGACAAAGCATCTGCTCTCGGACACCCCAGCGTAATTCCTTCCTATGATCTTCACCAGGTAAGCGCATTGAGTCCCAGTCTCGTTTGTACTCAAAATATCGGGCTACCCGATCAATCTTGCCCCGGTTTCGGCTTAACTGGTCCAGCCTTGGGAGAATAAAGGACTTGGGTCGGCTGGCAACAATCAGGTCTTGTTCATAAGCTGGGGGGCCCAATCCTTCTCTTTGTAGACAGTAAATGAGCTGATCTTCTTGAGTAAGTGTTTGGTATTCATGTGGTATATTAAATTTTTGTGAAATTTCAACCGGGGATTCCCTGTCTTCCCGGAACTGCATATTCATCAGCCTTTGTCTTAAGTCCCAGAGATCCATATCACTTTCCGTACCAGATTCTGACTCACTGATAATCGACTCATCTGTCACTAACACTTCCCCACCCGGCTGTCTACGCAGCACCTTTCTCTTCATCACTGGCTTTCGGAGTCTCTGGGAGGCCTCTGAGACTGTTTCTGAAGGGATGTTACTTTCCACGTGTGGGTACTGCATTTGCAAAGGAAGAGCAGCAGGTGGCTTCCCTGGGGTTACTGAAGCTTTACTGTAGGGATCATATTGGGTAGACTGGGCTTCCCTCCTGACATCTCCCTCACCCTGCCGCCCTGCACAGATTTGGGTAAAAACTGTAGCAGCTGCTAACAGTCGTTCTTCTGGATCCATATTGGCCCATTTTTGTCCATCAGGTCCCACGAATTCCCCCATTGCTTCCTTTACACTGTAGGGCCTTCTGTAAGAGAAAACATCTGTCAGTTTCCTGATAATAAATTCCCAGCTCATACATTGCTCCTTCCCTTCTTGACTGTCAGTTTATAGCTGGCCAGTAGAGAAAGGGTAGCTAAGGTGAGTATTGTAAGTGCTACAACAGAGATTAGTACAGGGTAGTATAGGAATACTCAGGAGGGGGAGTCACTCAGCTCTAGGCAATCTATTACCTGCTTTCATTTCCACTCTTTTCTCAGGCACTCCCACTTTCTACTGCCTGGTAGTTCTTGCCGCCACCTTTAGTAGCTCCTAGGACGGGACAGGTGAGTTCTGGCATAAGAAAAGCTAACGACTACATGGTAGGGGTTATAATACATACATTCTGTAACATATGCCTAGAGGGCACTTTTCTGTACCTGGCATTGCTCTGTGTGTTTGACATTTATTAATTCATGTAATCCTTACAACCGTGGGGTAGGTACTCTTACTGTCTCCTTTTCACAAATCAGTAacttgaggcacagagaggctaaataactttcccaaggttACATAGCCattaagtggtagagctggaatTCTAACGCAGGCAGTCTGATTTCATAGTCCTTGCTCTTAACTACgcttttgttagctgccacccaATCAGCCCCTGACTTATGGTAATCCCACGCACAATGAGATTGGACTGTtgtcatccacagggttttcattggctgatttttcagaagtagatcaccagtcctttcttcctggtgttagtctggatgctccactaaaacctgttcagcatcacagcaccatgcatgctccactgacagacaggtggtggctatatgaggtacactggccaggaactgaactcgagtctcctgcgtggaaggcaagaattctgccactgaaccagcCACCCCTGCTCTTAACCACAACAGTGATTTAATTTACAAAACCATCACAACAGCAGCATATATATGTGTGCTACGTATGTAGCAAATCAACTCGCCAATACCCCATGCTAATTTCTGACTGGGTCTAGGATAGGTGTCTACTGCCCACTATTCTTTGTGCCCCTACTATTTTTAAACTGAAAAACTAATACATGCACATGCTAATTTTAAGCAAGGACTCTTCCTCCCCCGCCAAGATGGAGACCCGTTACCCATCACTATCGAGTCAatttccgactcctagtgaccctataggacagagtagaactgcctcataggatttccaaggctgcaaatctttatggagcagactgccacatctctctcctgtggattGGCTGGGggcagccgaacacttaatcactgcaccaccagggcttcttaagacTCCTCAAAGGCAGTTATAATCTCTCCAGAAATTTTCTGTGTTcatacatacatttttaaaaataccacaCAGGAGCAAATTACGCAACTCTTCTGAATCTTAAAGATAATATTGGTGATCCAGCTACATCAGCGCATGTAGACTTACTTCATTTTGTTTAATTGCACAGAATTCCAATGTATGGgtacaccacaatttattcagCTAGTTCCTTATTGATgacattttagtctttatgttgcTGAGTccagatcaacttgatggcagtgggcttggttgtTAAAAACTGGTGTTAGAATGAGTAGCTATTAAACTGTTAAGTATCTCTAGGTTCTATTTCTAGAAATGGAACAGGTTGGTCAAAAAGTATGTTTTGACAGCTCTTGCCAAAATGAACTTTAAAGAATTTGCACCATGTCCTCTACAAAGTGGTGTACTATCAGACTTTCTCATCTTTGCGGTCAGTTCTGTGAAAAATAGTTCTCAGAAATTTGCATTGCTTTGAGTAAATGTGAAcgttttttcatatatttataaacttcctttttttttcctttttgtgtgaGATGGTTGTTCTTTGCCTATTTACCACTTATAGTGTTTGGACTTTTTTCTTATTCTTGATATTAAAACTGACTTATGTATTAATGAAGTGCTTATATTTTTACTTATATGTTAAAGAGGTTAGCCCTTTATCATCATTAATTTTTTCTTCCCGGTATTTACCTTTTGGCtttatgggtttttttgggtgaGGGGTTTGggcagaaatttttatttttcagtagtcacattttttggttttctatagtCTCTAGGTTTTGTGTCTTGCTTAGAAATGTCTTTTGCAGTCTAAGATtgtaagaaaaaatttttttccatgttttcttctagtacttttatagcttctttttttcttttaaacagaaAATTAAAGGGCAAAACACTTAATGAAGTACCTAGCCTTAGCTACCATATTATCTCACCAGATGAGGAGTAACCTTCTGTAACCTGAGTAACCACACCCACAGACTGCCTGGGACCGTCCTGATTTTAAGGGTAATACAGTTGTCCTCATCTTAGATTAATGAACTACCCCAGGGATTTCAACACTGACATCTAAACTACATCCCCAGACTGTCTCCTCTAACTGCTAGAGCTACAGAAATCTTTTATCAGAACATGCATTAAATTTTgcttaaaaagaaaagcaattgaaGCAATAATTACCTTCTTTCTGCCATTAAAACTACTTAAAGTGGGACAGTTTTGTCTCCAGGCTCTACTTCCAATGTGAAGTATAATCATTGATAAGTTTCTTCAGTTAAGTTAGCTTCTGTTGCACCACCTTTAAAACAGAACTGGATATTAAATGATAGAATATCCAAGCCACTTATTTTATCGGAAACACTGAAAGCAAAAGAACCTCAGATTAGACATGTATTTCATACAAAGAGATCTCACATTTAGAAAAATTGAACAAATATAAGAAACCAAGAGGAAATGTTTTAGggaaaaatatcaataaaatcagCCCTCAATCATCTCAGCTAATAAATAGAGAAATGAAATGTATAGACATTTCCCCCAAATTTGACTACGTAAAATAAACCTTAACAAAGATATCAGAATGATCTGTGATCGTTCTTTCCCTTCCCCCTGTGAATTGGCCAGATGGGATGGAAAACAGTAATAGctgaaatattatacaaaatggATAATTAGCCCTTAGTAATGAAACTAATGCTCTATCCCTGGGTAAATGCAAGTCTATATTCTTTGGCCATTAAATTAAATCTTAGGTACTACTTGAGCATAATGGTATGATATTGACATCATCAGAGGAATCAGCACTGAATTTAATCCCTGTGCTCTCTTTTCAGGTAGAGTGGACCTGTGTGATTTTATTCCTAGGGCTGTCATATCATGGCTGAAAATGACATAGACAGAAACCAGACTGAGAAACTCGTAAAAAGGGTGCAAGAACTGGAGGAGGAGGTACAAAGACTTAAAAAGGAACAGCTCAACAACAAGGACACAAGCAGAAGAGAAGATTCTTCAGGAAGCAGGAAAGCTAAGCGTGCATTTGATTTTAGTGCTCATGGCCGAAGACATGTAGCTCTGAGGATAGCCTATCTGGGCTGGAGCTACCAGGGTTTTGCCAGTCAGGAAAACACAAACAATACCATTGAGGAGAAGCTGTTTGAGGCGCTAACCAAGACTCGACTAGTAGAAAGTAGACAGACATCCAATTATCACCGGTGTGG
Proteins encoded:
- the HYLS1 gene encoding centriolar and ciliogenesis-associated protein HYLS1 isoform X1 codes for the protein MSWEFIIRKLTDVFSYRRPYSVKEAMGEFVGPDGQKWANMDPEERLLAAATVFTQICAGRQGEGDVRREAQSTQYDPYSKASVTPGKPPAALPLQMQYPHVESNIPSETVSEASQRLRKPVMKRKVLRRQPGGEVLVTDESIISESESGTESDMDLWDLRQRLMNMQFREDRESPVEISQKFNIPHEYQTLTQEDQLIYCLQREGLGPPAYEQDLIVASRPKSFILPRLDQLSRNRGKIDRVARYFEYKRDWDSMRLPGEDHRKELRWGVREQMLCRAEPQSKPQHVYVPNNYLVPTEKKRSALRWGVRCDLANGIMPRKQLPFPLSPS
- the HYLS1 gene encoding centriolar and ciliogenesis-associated protein HYLS1 isoform X2 — translated: MAERRRPYSVKEAMGEFVGPDGQKWANMDPEERLLAAATVFTQICAGRQGEGDVRREAQSTQYDPYSKASVTPGKPPAALPLQMQYPHVESNIPSETVSEASQRLRKPVMKRKVLRRQPGGEVLVTDESIISESESGTESDMDLWDLRQRLMNMQFREDRESPVEISQKFNIPHEYQTLTQEDQLIYCLQREGLGPPAYEQDLIVASRPKSFILPRLDQLSRNRGKIDRVARYFEYKRDWDSMRLPGEDHRKELRWGVREQMLCRAEPQSKPQHVYVPNNYLVPTEKKRSALRWGVRCDLANGIMPRKQLPFPLSPS
- the HYLS1 gene encoding centriolar and ciliogenesis-associated protein HYLS1 isoform X3, which encodes MGEFVGPDGQKWANMDPEERLLAAATVFTQICAGRQGEGDVRREAQSTQYDPYSKASVTPGKPPAALPLQMQYPHVESNIPSETVSEASQRLRKPVMKRKVLRRQPGGEVLVTDESIISESESGTESDMDLWDLRQRLMNMQFREDRESPVEISQKFNIPHEYQTLTQEDQLIYCLQREGLGPPAYEQDLIVASRPKSFILPRLDQLSRNRGKIDRVARYFEYKRDWDSMRLPGEDHRKELRWGVREQMLCRAEPQSKPQHVYVPNNYLVPTEKKRSALRWGVRCDLANGIMPRKQLPFPLSPS